Within the Dechloromonas denitrificans genome, the region CCAGCGCGCCGGCCTGGTTGTAGTGCGTGGCGTTGAAGGAAATGCCGAACTTGAGCGGGGTCAGCGCCAGGCCGCGCTTGATGACCGGGCTGCTGGCGTTGAATTCGGCAAGCGCGGCGCGGCGGGCAGCGTAGTCGCAACTGGCGGCGAGTTCGGCGACCAGCGCCGGGGCGACGTTGTCTTCGACGCTCATGCCGTAGGGCGTCGTGCTGCGCGCGCCGGGAACGGTGTCGTAGAAGTTGATCTGCCGGACTTCGAGCGGATCGCGCCCGAGATGGCGCGCGATGTCGTCGAGCACGGTCTCGATGACGAACATGCCCTGCGGCCCGCCGAAGCCGCGGAAAGCGGTGTTCGACACGGTATTGGTCTTGCAGCGCAGGCTTTTCAGCGTCACCGCGTCGAGATAGTAGGCGTTGTCGATATGGCAGATCGTGCGGTCATTGACCGGCCCGGACAGGTCGGCCGAATAGCCGCAGTTCGAGGCCATCTCCAGCTTCAGGCCGAGCAGGCGGCCGGCCTCGTCGAAGGCGGATTCCCAGGCGTACTGGAAGCCGTGGCGCTTGCCGGTGGCGATCATGTCGTCGTCGCGGTCGAGACGCATTTTGACCGGTTTTCCGGTGTTGACCGCCAGGATCGCCGCCAGGCAGGCCCATTGCGCCGACTGCGATTCCTTGCCGCCGAAACCGCCACCCATGCGCCGGATCTCGACGCTGATCTGGTGCGAACGCCAGCCCAATGCGCGCGAGACGAGCTGCTGCATCTCGGTCGGGTGCTGCGTCGAGCAGATCAGGTGCAACGTCCGGTCTTCCCTGGGCTGGACGTAGGAAATCTGGCCTTCGAGGTAGAAATGTTCCTGTCCGCCGACGCTTGTCGTGCCGCTCAGGTGATGCGGCGCTTCGGCGAAGGCGGCATCCACCGGCCCGCGCTGCATCGCGAAGGGCGGCAGCACCCAGGACTCGGCGGCAATCGCTGCGTCGATGTCGAGGACGGGCGTCGTGGCTTCATATTCCACTTTCGCCAGACGCACGGCCTGACGGGCCGCGTCGCGCGTTTCGGCGGCGACGGCGAAGATGACCTGGCCGTAGAACTGGATCTCGTCGCCGGCGATGATCGGATCGTCGTGCAGGATCGGCCCGCAATTGTTCTCGCCGGGAATGTCGGCGGCGGTGATGACGCAGCGCACGCCGGGATAGGCGCGCACGGCGGCGAGGTCGAGCTGCTTGATGCGGCCGCGCGCGCAGGTCGACAAGCCGGCCGCCGCGTGCAGCGTGCCGGCCAGTTCCGGCAGGTCGTCGATGTAGGCGGCCTTGCCGCTGACGTGGAGATGGGCGCTCTCGTGCGGCACCGGGCGGCCGATCAGCGATGCCCCGGCGACTGCGGCGCTCATGCCTGCACCGCCGGCCGGATCGGGGCGAGCTGCGCCAGACGCACGGGCGGCGGCGCCTCGCCCTGGTCGGGCCGGGTTTCCAGCCAGAAACGGTGGAGCAGGTTTTTCGCCACGCTCAGCCGATAGGCGCTGCCGGCGCGAACGTCGGCCAGCGGGGCGTAATCTTCGCCGAGCGCCGCCATGGCATGGCGCACGCTGGCCAGCGTCCACGGCCGGCCGAGCAGCGCCATTTCGCAGCTGAGCGCCCGTTTCGGGGTCGCCGCCATGCCGCCGAAGGCAAGACGGGCGCGGCGAATCAGCCCTTGCGCGTCGACATGCACGGCAAGGCCGGCACAGACGGCGGATATATCCTGATCGAGCCGTTTGGCCACCTTGTAGCTGCGAAAGATGCGGCGCAGCGGCGCGAACGGGGCATCGAGCACCAGCCCGCGGACGAACTCGCCGGCCCGCAGCGCGGTCTGCTGGTAGGCGAGATAGAAGTCTTCAAGCGGCATCTCGCGCCGGCTCTCGCCCTGTTGCAGCACGATGCGGGTACCGAGCGCGATCAGCGCCGGCATCGAATCGCCGATCGGCGAGCCGTTGGCGACATTGCCGCCGAGCGTCCCGGCGTTCTTGACCGGGGTCGAGGCGAAGCGCCGGGCCAGTTCGGCCCATTGCGGCTCGAAGGCGGTGAGCGCGGCGAAGGCATCGGTCAGCGTGACGCCGGCGCCGATTTCCAGACGGCTGGCGCCGACGCTGATGGTTTTCAGTTCGGCCACCGCGCCGAGCTGGATGATTTCGCCGAGATCGCGCCCCTGCTTGGTGACCCACAGGCCGACGTCGGTGCCGCCGGCGACCAGCCGGGCGGCCGGCCGGGCGAGACGGAGGGCGGCCAGTTCGGCCAGGCTGCGCGGGCTGTGGCTGCGTCGGCCAGCCGCCTGGTAGTCGAGCGGCGGCAGCTTGGCCATCTGCTGCAACGCGGCGATCACCGGCTGCCGTGCGAGGTTCTGCCGGGGCAGCGCGTAGGCGTCGCGCGTCGCATCGACAATCGGCCGGTAGCCGGTGCACCGGCACAGGTTGCCCGACAGCGTATGGTCGATTTCCTCGCGTTCGGGGCAGCTAGTCTGGTTTTCGTAGAGCGCGAACAGCGACATTGCGAAACCCGGCGTGCAGAAGCCGCATTGCGAACCGTGCCGGTCGACCAGCGCCTGCTGCACCGGGTGGAGCTGGTCGGCGGCCGGCGCCAGATCTTCGACGGTGAACAAGGCCTTGCCGTCGAGCGAAGGCAGGAACTGGATGCAGGAATTGACGGCGCGCAGGCGCAATTCCTGCTGCCCGTCGGCCCCGACCAGTTCGCCGACGACGACGGTGCAGGCGCCGCAATCGCCCTCGGCGCAGCCTTCCTTGGTGCCGGTCTGTTGGCGGTCTTCACGCAGGTGCTGGAGCACGGTGCGGGTCGGCGAGGCGCCATCGACCTGCTGGATTGCGCCGCGAAAATAGAAGTGGATTGGACGTTCGGCCATGATCAAAAATGCGTCGAATTGCGATGTTTCAAAGTAGCACGGCTCCCCGGCGGGGTTGATCAGCGGCCAGCGATAAGGATTATCTGCGCTGGCTTATGGCCGTTCCCAGAAGCCAACATGCGGCGCCGCCGCCGCGTCTTCGAGACAGGGGCCGGTGACGGCGACCGGACGCTGGCCACGGGCGAAGACCTCGCGACAGGGCAAGGCAAAAGTCGGGTTTTCCGGGTGGTCGCCGGTCAGCGAGAGCAGCCGATGTTCGGACAGCGCATAGACGACGCGGCCGATGCCGCACCAATAGATCGCCCCGGCACACATGGCGCAGGGTTCGGCGCTCGAATACAGCGTCGCCCCGGCCAGTTCATCCGGCGTCAGGCGGCGGGCGGCCAGCCCGGCGGCCACCAGCTCGGCATGGCGGGTCGGGTCGCCGTCCGGCGGCAGCGAGTCGTTGCCGGCTTCGGCGACGATGCGGCCGGCGGCGTCGACGACCAGCGCGGCAAACGGATGCTTGCCGGCGGCGCGGACCTGGCGGGAAAGTTCGATGCTGCGCTGCAGAAAAAACAGGTCCGTGGCGGACAGGATTTGGCTCATGGCGGACTCCTTTAAGGTCGGCAATTATCGCGGCCGGCCGGGGCCGGCCATAGCAGCGTTGAGGAATACTGGTCATAACGCCGGCGGGATGGGTCTGGCGGTTGGCGATTGCTACAGTGCAGCAACCAACCCCCTCACCCCTCCAAGGAGAACCACGCATGCTGCTCTCTCGCCTCAAGACCCTGACTGCCGTCGCGGCGCTGTCTGTTGCCAGCCTGACCGGCGCCCAGGCGGCCGACCCGCTGAAGGCCGGTTTCGTCTATATCGGCCCAACCGGCGACCACGGCTGGACCTATTCGCATGACGAAGGCCGCAAGCTGCTGGAAAGCCAGTCGGCCGGCCAGGTGAAAACCACCTTCGTCGAGAATGTGCCGGAAACGGCCGACGCCGAGCGGGTTTTCCGCGATCTGGCGCAAAAAGGCAACAAGGTGGTCTTCGGCACCTCCTTCGGCTACATGAACCAGATGACCAAGGTCGCCAAGGCCTTCCCCAACACCGTCTTCATGCACGCCACCGGCTACAAGACGGCGGCCAATCTCGGCGTCTATGACGTCCGGACCTACGAAGGCGCCTACATGCTCGGCGTCGTCGCCGGCAAGATGAGCAAGGGCAACAAGCTGGGCGTCGTCGCTTCGATCCCCATCCCGGAAGTGATCCGCAACATCAACGCTTTCACGATCGGGGCGCGCAGCGTCAATCCGGCGATCACCACCCGCGCCATCTGGGTCAATAGCTGGTTCGATCCGGGCAAGGAACGCGAAGCCGCGCTGGCGCTGATCGCCCAGGGTTGCGACGTGCTGATGCAGAACACCGATTCGCCGGCCGTCGTCCAGGCCGCCCAGGAAAAAGGCGTGCTCGCCTTCGGCTGGGATTCCGACATGAGCAAGTTCGGCGGCAAGGCGCACCTGGCGGCATCGGTGCTCAACTGGGGCGTCATCTACAAGAAGACCGTCGATGAAGTGCAGGCCGGCACCTGGAAGAGCGGCGACCTGTGGTGGGGCGTCAAGGAAGGTGCGGTCAATATCGAGAGCTTCGGCTCGGCCGTGCCGGCAGAGGTGAAGAAACTGGCCGAACAGCGGCGGGACGACATCAAGTCCGGCAAGCTCCACCCGTTCACCGGCCCGCTCAAGGACCAGGCCGGCAAGGAGCTGCTCGCGGCGGGCAAGAGCTATGCCGACGGCGAGTTGAAGAAGATGAATTTCTACGTCGAAGGCGTCGACGGGGCGATTCCCAAATAAGCCGTCGGCTGTGCGGCCATCAAAGCGCCCTGTGGGGCGCTTTTTTTCGTCCGGATGCCCGGCCTTGCCCGGCTGGCTCAGCTCGGCGCGCGACCGGAGAAGTGCGTCGCCGGACAAGACGGCCGGCATGCGATGCGTGATAATCACGGCATCGAACATGTCAGGGCAATTCAACTGCTGGTCAATGGCTGAAACTATCCGTCGTTCCGTAATGCTATTTTGCTGTCTGCTGCTGATCCCGATTGCCGGATGGGCCGAAAGCATCGTTTTCCTGAATCCGGGCAAGTCGACCGAGGAATTCTGGGTCAGCGTCAGCCGTTTCATGCAGTCGGCGGCCAGCGATCTCCACGTCGATCTCGACATCCTGTATGCCGAACGCGATGCCACCAAGATGGTCGCCAACGCCCGTTCGGTGCTCGAGCGGGCGCGGCAGCCGGATTACCTGATCGTCGTCAACGAAAAGCAGGTGGCGCCCGAGATCCTGAAAATGACCGCGGGTTCGGGCATCAAAGTGTTCCTGCTGCTCAATTCGATCAGCGCCGAGCAGAAGCAGGCCCTGGAAAGCGCCGGGGTTTCGTTGAGCCATCTGGTCGGCAGCCTGGTGCCCAACAACGAGGATGCCGGCTATCGCATGGCCAAGGCACTCTTTAACGAGGCGCAGCGCGCCCTGCCGGCGCGGCCGGACGGCAGCCGCCAACTGATCGCCATTGCCGGCGACAAGGCAACGCCCGCCTCACTGGAGCGCGAGGCCGGATTGCGCCGGGCGCTGGCCGAACATCCGGAAATCCAGCTGACCCAGATCGTCTATGGCGAGTGGAACCAGCAACGGGCCCAGGCGCAGACCGACATCCTGCTGACGCGCTACCCGGAAGCCCGTCTGGTCTGGGCAGCCAACGATCTGATGGCCTTCGGCGCGATCCAGGCCGCCGAGGCGAAAAATCTGCTGCCCGGCAAGAACATCCTGTTCGCCGGCCTGAACAATTCGCGGCAGGCGATGCAGGACCGGCTGAGCGGCCGCCTCAGCGTTCTTGCGGCCGGGCATTTCACGGCCGGCGGCTGGGCCGTGGTGATGATTCACGATGTCCACGCCGGCAAGGACCTCGAGAAGGCCGGCGGCCGGGATCGGCGCGATCCGCTGTTTGCCATCATCGACGCCCGTCAGGCCAAGCAGTTCATCGAGCGCTTTGACGACCAGCGCATTCCCCAGGTCGACTTCCGGCAATTCAGCCTGGTACATGCGCCGAAGTCCCGCGACTATCACTTCTCGTTGTTACCCCTGCTCAAATGATCGCCGCCCCGTCGCTACAACGCAGAATCCTCCGTCACATCCTGGCGGCCGCGGCACTGACCATGCTTCTGGCGATCGCCCTGACCTCGTACTTTGCCTGGCAACAGGAAACCCAGCGGCTGCGCGCCCTGTCGGCGCAAACCCTGGAGTCGCTGAGCATTGCGCTGACCGAAGCGGTCTGGGCGGTCGATGTGCGCCAGTCGGAGAATCTTCTGCAATCGGCGTTGAAGACCGACGGCGTGGTCCGCGCCGAACTGCGGACGCTGACCGGCCAGACCTATCGTTACGCGACCCCGACGGTGCATGGCGAGTACCTGGCGCGCAGCGCGCCGCTGGTGCGTGGCGAGCAGTCGCTCGGGGTACTGGAAATCGCCGTCAGCAACGATGTGATGATCGATGAACTGATCCATCGCATCACCCGCCTGATCGTCAGCGCCCTGCTCTTCGTCGGCCTGTTCGGCGGTTTGAGCTACCTGACCATACGCCGCGAAATCGTCACCCCGCTCGGGCAACTGGCGGCACGGATTGCCGCCAACGAGCCGGGATCGGTGATCGCGCTGGAAGCCGACGCCGGGCGGGCCGGCTACGAACTGCACCAACTGCTCGGCGCCTTCAATGCGATG harbors:
- a CDS encoding nucleoside deaminase — encoded protein: MSQILSATDLFFLQRSIELSRQVRAAGKHPFAALVVDAAGRIVAEAGNDSLPPDGDPTRHAELVAAGLAARRLTPDELAGATLYSSAEPCAMCAGAIYWCGIGRVVYALSEHRLLSLTGDHPENPTFALPCREVFARGQRPVAVTGPCLEDAAAAPHVGFWERP
- the xdhB gene encoding xanthine dehydrogenase molybdopterin binding subunit, encoding MSAAVAGASLIGRPVPHESAHLHVSGKAAYIDDLPELAGTLHAAAGLSTCARGRIKQLDLAAVRAYPGVRCVITAADIPGENNCGPILHDDPIIAGDEIQFYGQVIFAVAAETRDAARQAVRLAKVEYEATTPVLDIDAAIAAESWVLPPFAMQRGPVDAAFAEAPHHLSGTTSVGGQEHFYLEGQISYVQPREDRTLHLICSTQHPTEMQQLVSRALGWRSHQISVEIRRMGGGFGGKESQSAQWACLAAILAVNTGKPVKMRLDRDDDMIATGKRHGFQYAWESAFDEAGRLLGLKLEMASNCGYSADLSGPVNDRTICHIDNAYYLDAVTLKSLRCKTNTVSNTAFRGFGGPQGMFVIETVLDDIARHLGRDPLEVRQINFYDTVPGARSTTPYGMSVEDNVAPALVAELAASCDYAARRAALAEFNASSPVIKRGLALTPLKFGISFNATHYNQAGALVHVYTDGTVLVSHGGTEMGQGLYTKIKQIVAQEFGLPLEDVRLSSTDTSRVANTSATAASSGADLNGKASQNACLNIKARLAAFVVDLCNGKVAATDVQFVDGRVKAGEAYDASFPELVMAAYRARIQLWDAGFYKTPKIHFDPVTKLGRPFFYFAYGASCSEVAIDTLTGESRVLRVDLLHDVGRSINPALDIGQIEGGFIQGMGWLTSEELWWKTEGAQAGRLMSHAPSTYKIPTASDLPEVFNVRLFDNANVEDSIHRSKAVGEPPFMLALSVFQALRDAVGATLPAGSQVKLSAPATPEAILRAITNGQRRETGWQ
- a CDS encoding ABC transporter substrate-binding protein — protein: MAETIRRSVMLFCCLLLIPIAGWAESIVFLNPGKSTEEFWVSVSRFMQSAASDLHVDLDILYAERDATKMVANARSVLERARQPDYLIVVNEKQVAPEILKMTAGSGIKVFLLLNSISAEQKQALESAGVSLSHLVGSLVPNNEDAGYRMAKALFNEAQRALPARPDGSRQLIAIAGDKATPASLEREAGLRRALAEHPEIQLTQIVYGEWNQQRAQAQTDILLTRYPEARLVWAANDLMAFGAIQAAEAKNLLPGKNILFAGLNNSRQAMQDRLSGRLSVLAAGHFTAGGWAVVMIHDVHAGKDLEKAGGRDRRDPLFAIIDARQAKQFIERFDDQRIPQVDFRQFSLVHAPKSRDYHFSLLPLLK
- the xdhA gene encoding xanthine dehydrogenase small subunit; the encoded protein is MAERPIHFYFRGAIQQVDGASPTRTVLQHLREDRQQTGTKEGCAEGDCGACTVVVGELVGADGQQELRLRAVNSCIQFLPSLDGKALFTVEDLAPAADQLHPVQQALVDRHGSQCGFCTPGFAMSLFALYENQTSCPEREEIDHTLSGNLCRCTGYRPIVDATRDAYALPRQNLARQPVIAALQQMAKLPPLDYQAAGRRSHSPRSLAELAALRLARPAARLVAGGTDVGLWVTKQGRDLGEIIQLGAVAELKTISVGASRLEIGAGVTLTDAFAALTAFEPQWAELARRFASTPVKNAGTLGGNVANGSPIGDSMPALIALGTRIVLQQGESRREMPLEDFYLAYQQTALRAGEFVRGLVLDAPFAPLRRIFRSYKVAKRLDQDISAVCAGLAVHVDAQGLIRRARLAFGGMAATPKRALSCEMALLGRPWTLASVRHAMAALGEDYAPLADVRAGSAYRLSVAKNLLHRFWLETRPDQGEAPPPVRLAQLAPIRPAVQA
- a CDS encoding BMP family ABC transporter substrate-binding protein, which codes for MLLSRLKTLTAVAALSVASLTGAQAADPLKAGFVYIGPTGDHGWTYSHDEGRKLLESQSAGQVKTTFVENVPETADAERVFRDLAQKGNKVVFGTSFGYMNQMTKVAKAFPNTVFMHATGYKTAANLGVYDVRTYEGAYMLGVVAGKMSKGNKLGVVASIPIPEVIRNINAFTIGARSVNPAITTRAIWVNSWFDPGKEREAALALIAQGCDVLMQNTDSPAVVQAAQEKGVLAFGWDSDMSKFGGKAHLAASVLNWGVIYKKTVDEVQAGTWKSGDLWWGVKEGAVNIESFGSAVPAEVKKLAEQRRDDIKSGKLHPFTGPLKDQAGKELLAAGKSYADGELKKMNFYVEGVDGAIPK